From a single Scylla paramamosain isolate STU-SP2022 chromosome 28, ASM3559412v1, whole genome shotgun sequence genomic region:
- the LOC135114754 gene encoding longitudinals lacking protein, isoforms H/M/V-like isoform X11, translating into MCGKMAEELLSLKWNNHQAHFVDILTFLREQEIFVDATLACGGKLYAAHKFVLSTCSDYFKQMFTKNPSKHPIVFMKDVTSRDLEALLDFMYNGEVNVPQSSLGSLIKTAEGLQIKGLAVPDDPPAPKRDRDREREKRENRTQLDHHSPPAKRPRPRERSPPQSSPSQSQATQPSSHPPAATQLSRSRSPQPPNTSGSSQVGMPPVEATLDEDSRTSIQSGLSGLSEQNASTTPSLSAKPGGGNCQQQQQQQQQQANAGDGATSQVDALAHGHSGEEPSPGPSGLHKQQQSKEEPEFEIKQEDVVDLGEDDEGDWGVEGDGGGGESSLGTENPPNFPEVMLPHSDGTMPATGDPAMLLGPFSSVAASPLSPAGRMALSAARQPGPHTLFGGFGGKLVPPSSSPPSSPLMAAAAAVTVPPDPLYITPHQQAGRGRYRQDRIRAQMSLLKAETATLESVLESGTLSDLEAAKVEVKISCRRSEAERLQKELERLISGQLRQRKFRERMRKKMAAAASSAAVPDSA; encoded by the exons AT GTGCGGCAAAATGGCTGAGGAGCTTCTCTCCCTGAAGTGGAACAACCACCAGGCACACTTTGTGGACATCCTCACATTCCTGCGGGAACAG GAAATCTTTGTGGATGCCACATTGGCCTGTGGTGGGAAGCTATATGCAGCTCACAAGTTTGTGCTAAGTACCTGTAGTGACTATTTTAAGCAGATGTTTACCAAAAACCCGAGTAAACATCCAATAGTGTTCATGAAAGATGTGACGTCACGTGATCTCGAAGCTCTACTGGACTTTATGTATAATGGCGAAGTGAATGTTCCTCAATCTAGTCTAGGATCTCTTATAAAAACTGCAGAAGGACTACAAATAAAAGGTTTAGCTGTGCCTGATGATCCACCTGCTCCCAAAAGAgacagggacagagagagagaaaagagagagaacagaactCAGTTGGACCACCACAGCCCCCCTGCCAAGAGACCGCGACCTAGAGAGCGATCGCCCCCCCAGTCCTCCCCATCCCAGTCCCAAGCCACCCAGCCATCCTCGCACCCCCCGGCCGCCACGCAGCTATCTAGATCTCGCTCCCCACAACCCCCCAACACCTCTGGGTCCTCCCAGGTGGGCATGCCCCCTGTTGAGGCCACTCTGGATGAGGACAGCAGAACCAGCATACAGAGTGGTCTCAGTGGCCTCAGTGAACAGAATGCCAGCACAACACCTAGTCTAAGTGCCAAGCCGGGTGGGGGCAActgtcaacagcagcagcagcagcaacagcaacaagctaatgctggtgatggtgcGACTTCCCAAGTTGATGCCCTCGCCCATGGCCAcagtggggaggagccttcacctGGTCCCTCTGGCCtgcacaaacaacaacagtcaAAAGAAGAGCCAGAATTT gaaataaaacaggaagatGTGGTGGACCTgggtgaagatgatgaagggGACTGGGGTGtggagggggatgggggagggggggagtcCTCCTTGGGGACGGAAAACCCCCCCAATTTTCCTGAAGTAATGTTACCTCACAGCGACGGCACCATGCCAGCCACCGGTGATCCTGCAATG tTGTTGGGCCCATTTTCCTCTGTGGCggcttctcccctctcccctgcgGGCCGCATGGCTCTCTCAGCGGCCCGCCAGCCTGGACCCCACACTCTGTTCGGAGGCTTTGGGGGGAAGTTGgtgcccccctcctcctctcctccttcctctcccctcatggccgccgccgctgccgtcaccgtccctccgGACCCGCTGTACATAACCCCCCACCAGCAGGCGGGGCGGGGCCGGTACCGTCAGGACAGGATCAGGGCTCAGATGAGTCTCCTGAAGGCGGAGACCGCCACTCTAGAATCCGTGCTGGAGTCCGGCACGCTGAGTGACCTGGAGGCCGCCAAGGTGGAGGTGAAAATAAGCTGCCGGAGGAGCGAGGCTGAACGCCTGCAGAAAGAGCTGGAGAGGCTCATCAGCGGGCAGCTGCGGCAGCGGAAATTtcgggagagaatgaggaagaagatggcggcggcggcgtcgtCGGCAGCAGTGCCCGACTCTGCGTGA
- the LOC135114754 gene encoding longitudinals lacking protein, isoforms H/M/V-like isoform X5, giving the protein MCGKMAEELLSLKWNNHQAHFVDILTFLREQEIFVDATLACGGKLYAAHKFVLSTCSDYFKQMFTKNPSKHPIVFMKDVTSRDLEALLDFMYNGEVNVPQSSLGSLIKTAEGLQIKGLAVPDDPPAPKRDRDREREKRENRTQLDHHSPPAKRPRPRERSPPQSSPSQSQATQPSSHPPAATQLSRSRSPQPPNTSGSSQVGMPPVEATLDEDSRTSIQSGLSGLSEQNASTTPSLSAKPGGGNCQQQQQQQQQQANAGDGATSQVDALAHGHSGEEPSPGPSGLHKQQQSKEEPEFEIKQEDVVDLGEDDEGDWGVEGDGGGGESSLGTENPPNFPEVMLPHSDGTMPATGDPAMWRIVSGAAGEPRRRYPCDYCGKLFRRQYDATQHERLHTGNLPYSCSLCNKKFINKSHYNYHVTRSLEHRNKTGGRTRGRPSSSDAPAAATPAAAAAPAPAAASDASLAPPSSSSSSTPAPPPAPTTSSTDTPTLSRTATSASTSGSDPAATPAPGPTQDSASDESKAREDRPRVPPNYVCVICNKFFSSRSHYVYHMIHSVGHHTNLRKYNI; this is encoded by the exons AT GTGCGGCAAAATGGCTGAGGAGCTTCTCTCCCTGAAGTGGAACAACCACCAGGCACACTTTGTGGACATCCTCACATTCCTGCGGGAACAG GAAATCTTTGTGGATGCCACATTGGCCTGTGGTGGGAAGCTATATGCAGCTCACAAGTTTGTGCTAAGTACCTGTAGTGACTATTTTAAGCAGATGTTTACCAAAAACCCGAGTAAACATCCAATAGTGTTCATGAAAGATGTGACGTCACGTGATCTCGAAGCTCTACTGGACTTTATGTATAATGGCGAAGTGAATGTTCCTCAATCTAGTCTAGGATCTCTTATAAAAACTGCAGAAGGACTACAAATAAAAGGTTTAGCTGTGCCTGATGATCCACCTGCTCCCAAAAGAgacagggacagagagagagaaaagagagagaacagaactCAGTTGGACCACCACAGCCCCCCTGCCAAGAGACCGCGACCTAGAGAGCGATCGCCCCCCCAGTCCTCCCCATCCCAGTCCCAAGCCACCCAGCCATCCTCGCACCCCCCGGCCGCCACGCAGCTATCTAGATCTCGCTCCCCACAACCCCCCAACACCTCTGGGTCCTCCCAGGTGGGCATGCCCCCTGTTGAGGCCACTCTGGATGAGGACAGCAGAACCAGCATACAGAGTGGTCTCAGTGGCCTCAGTGAACAGAATGCCAGCACAACACCTAGTCTAAGTGCCAAGCCGGGTGGGGGCAActgtcaacagcagcagcagcagcaacagcaacaagctaatgctggtgatggtgcGACTTCCCAAGTTGATGCCCTCGCCCATGGCCAcagtggggaggagccttcacctGGTCCCTCTGGCCtgcacaaacaacaacagtcaAAAGAAGAGCCAGAATTT gaaataaaacaggaagatGTGGTGGACCTgggtgaagatgatgaagggGACTGGGGTGtggagggggatgggggagggggggagtcCTCCTTGGGGACGGAAAACCCCCCCAATTTTCCTGAAGTAATGTTACCTCACAGCGACGGCACCATGCCAGCCACCGGTGATCCTGCAATG TGGCGGATAGTGTCAGGGGCGGCGGGGGAGCCGCGCCGCAGGTACCCGTGTGACTACTGCGGCAAGCTCTTCCGCCGCCAGTACGACGCCACCCAGCACGAGCGCCTGCACACTGGCAACCTCCCGTACTCCTGCAGCCTCTGCAACAAGAAGTTCATCAACAAGTCGCACTATAACTACCACGTGACCCGCAGCCTCGAGCACCGCAACAAGACGGGAGGACGCACCCGGGGTCGTCCCTCCTCCAGCGACGCTCCCGCGGCCGCAACCCCAGCTGCTGCCGCTGCCCCTGCCCCTGCCGCTGCATCTGATGCCTCcctcgcccctccctcctcatcctcctcctccacccctgctCCCCCCCCTGCTCCAACCACGTCCTCCACCGATACTCCCACCCTCTCCCGCACTGccacctccgcctccacctcGGGGTCTGACCCTGCGGCCACCCCGGCACCCGGCCCCACCCAGGACTCAGCGTCGGATGAATCCAAGGCAAGGGAGGACCGCCCTCGTGTCCCTCCTAACTATGTGTGTGTCATTTGCAACAAGTTCTTCTCCTCCAGGTCCCACTACGTGTACCACATGATCCACAGCGTTGGCCACCACACCAACCTTAGGAAGTATAACATCTAA
- the LOC135114754 gene encoding longitudinals lacking protein, isoforms H/M/V-like isoform X26, producing the protein MCGKMAEELLSLKWNNHQAHFVDILTFLREQEIFVDATLACGGKLYAAHKFVLSTCSDYFKQMFTKNPSKHPIVFMKDVTSRDLEALLDFMYNGEVNVPQSSLGSLIKTAEGLQIKGLAVPDDPPAPKRDRDREREKRENRTQLDHHSPPAKRPRPRERSPPQSSPSQSQATQPSSHPPAATQLSRSRSPQPPNTSGSSQVGMPPVEATLDEDSRTSIQSGLSGLSEQNASTTPSLSAKPGGGNCQQQQQQQQQQANAGDGATSQVDALAHGHSGEEPSPGPSGLHKQQQSKEEPEFEIKQEDVVDLGEDDEGDWGVEGDGGGGESSLGTENPPNFPEVMLPHSDGTMPATGDPAMRAAFGAVVGDYVPVGGQGGGSGGGVAAPRPPGPVVDHPPPYIPSPEWRPYSCRFCYKKFKRKDHLTDHERLHTGERPYHCQHCGRGFAQKSNCKNHAIRCPSAANLL; encoded by the exons AT GTGCGGCAAAATGGCTGAGGAGCTTCTCTCCCTGAAGTGGAACAACCACCAGGCACACTTTGTGGACATCCTCACATTCCTGCGGGAACAG GAAATCTTTGTGGATGCCACATTGGCCTGTGGTGGGAAGCTATATGCAGCTCACAAGTTTGTGCTAAGTACCTGTAGTGACTATTTTAAGCAGATGTTTACCAAAAACCCGAGTAAACATCCAATAGTGTTCATGAAAGATGTGACGTCACGTGATCTCGAAGCTCTACTGGACTTTATGTATAATGGCGAAGTGAATGTTCCTCAATCTAGTCTAGGATCTCTTATAAAAACTGCAGAAGGACTACAAATAAAAGGTTTAGCTGTGCCTGATGATCCACCTGCTCCCAAAAGAgacagggacagagagagagaaaagagagagaacagaactCAGTTGGACCACCACAGCCCCCCTGCCAAGAGACCGCGACCTAGAGAGCGATCGCCCCCCCAGTCCTCCCCATCCCAGTCCCAAGCCACCCAGCCATCCTCGCACCCCCCGGCCGCCACGCAGCTATCTAGATCTCGCTCCCCACAACCCCCCAACACCTCTGGGTCCTCCCAGGTGGGCATGCCCCCTGTTGAGGCCACTCTGGATGAGGACAGCAGAACCAGCATACAGAGTGGTCTCAGTGGCCTCAGTGAACAGAATGCCAGCACAACACCTAGTCTAAGTGCCAAGCCGGGTGGGGGCAActgtcaacagcagcagcagcagcaacagcaacaagctaatgctggtgatggtgcGACTTCCCAAGTTGATGCCCTCGCCCATGGCCAcagtggggaggagccttcacctGGTCCCTCTGGCCtgcacaaacaacaacagtcaAAAGAAGAGCCAGAATTT gaaataaaacaggaagatGTGGTGGACCTgggtgaagatgatgaagggGACTGGGGTGtggagggggatgggggagggggggagtcCTCCTTGGGGACGGAAAACCCCCCCAATTTTCCTGAAGTAATGTTACCTCACAGCGACGGCACCATGCCAGCCACCGGTGATCCTGCAATG AGGGCGGCCTTCGGGGCAGTAGTAGGCGACTATGTGCCTGTGGGCGGGCAAGGTGGCGGCAGCGGAGGTGGTGTGGCCGCCCCCCGCCCTCCCGGCCCCGTTGTCGACCACCCGCCGCCCTATATCCCGAGCCCTGAGTGGCGGCCGTACTCTTGTCGCTTTTGCTATAAGAAGTTCAAACGTAAGGACCACTTGACTGACCACGAGCGGCTGCACACGGGCGAGCGGCCATACCACTGTCAGCACTGTGGTCGAGGCTTTGCCCAGAAGAGTAACTGCAAAAACCATGCCATACGCTGCCCGTCCGCCGCAAACCTCTTGTGa
- the LOC135114754 gene encoding longitudinals lacking protein, isoforms H/M/V-like isoform X2, translated as MVAPQRWGGIRCGKMAEELLSLKWNNHQAHFVDILTFLREQEIFVDATLACGGKLYAAHKFVLSTCSDYFKQMFTKNPSKHPIVFMKDVTSRDLEALLDFMYNGEVNVPQSSLGSLIKTAEGLQIKGLAVPDDPPAPKRDRDREREKRENRTQLDHHSPPAKRPRPRERSPPQSSPSQSQATQPSSHPPAATQLSRSRSPQPPNTSGSSQVGMPPVEATLDEDSRTSIQSGLSGLSEQNASTTPSLSAKPGGGNCQQQQQQQQQQANAGDGATSQVDALAHGHSGEEPSPGPSGLHKQQQSKEEPEFEIKQEDVVDLGEDDEGDWGVEGDGGGGESSLGTENPPNFPEVMLPHSDGTMPATGDPAMWRIVSGAAGEPRRRYPCDYCGKLFRRQYDATQHERLHTGNLPYSCSLCNKKFINKSHYNYHVTRSLEHRNKTGGRTRGRPSSSDAPAAATPAAAAAPAPAAASDASLAPPSSSSSSTPAPPPAPTTSSTDTPTLSRTATSASTSGSDPAATPAPGPTQDSASDESKAREDRPRVPPNYVCVICNKFFSSRSHYVYHMIHSVGHHTNLRKYNI; from the exons ATGGTGGCTCCTCAACGCTGGGGAGGCATAAG GTGCGGCAAAATGGCTGAGGAGCTTCTCTCCCTGAAGTGGAACAACCACCAGGCACACTTTGTGGACATCCTCACATTCCTGCGGGAACAG GAAATCTTTGTGGATGCCACATTGGCCTGTGGTGGGAAGCTATATGCAGCTCACAAGTTTGTGCTAAGTACCTGTAGTGACTATTTTAAGCAGATGTTTACCAAAAACCCGAGTAAACATCCAATAGTGTTCATGAAAGATGTGACGTCACGTGATCTCGAAGCTCTACTGGACTTTATGTATAATGGCGAAGTGAATGTTCCTCAATCTAGTCTAGGATCTCTTATAAAAACTGCAGAAGGACTACAAATAAAAGGTTTAGCTGTGCCTGATGATCCACCTGCTCCCAAAAGAgacagggacagagagagagaaaagagagagaacagaactCAGTTGGACCACCACAGCCCCCCTGCCAAGAGACCGCGACCTAGAGAGCGATCGCCCCCCCAGTCCTCCCCATCCCAGTCCCAAGCCACCCAGCCATCCTCGCACCCCCCGGCCGCCACGCAGCTATCTAGATCTCGCTCCCCACAACCCCCCAACACCTCTGGGTCCTCCCAGGTGGGCATGCCCCCTGTTGAGGCCACTCTGGATGAGGACAGCAGAACCAGCATACAGAGTGGTCTCAGTGGCCTCAGTGAACAGAATGCCAGCACAACACCTAGTCTAAGTGCCAAGCCGGGTGGGGGCAActgtcaacagcagcagcagcagcaacagcaacaagctaatgctggtgatggtgcGACTTCCCAAGTTGATGCCCTCGCCCATGGCCAcagtggggaggagccttcacctGGTCCCTCTGGCCtgcacaaacaacaacagtcaAAAGAAGAGCCAGAATTT gaaataaaacaggaagatGTGGTGGACCTgggtgaagatgatgaagggGACTGGGGTGtggagggggatgggggagggggggagtcCTCCTTGGGGACGGAAAACCCCCCCAATTTTCCTGAAGTAATGTTACCTCACAGCGACGGCACCATGCCAGCCACCGGTGATCCTGCAATG TGGCGGATAGTGTCAGGGGCGGCGGGGGAGCCGCGCCGCAGGTACCCGTGTGACTACTGCGGCAAGCTCTTCCGCCGCCAGTACGACGCCACCCAGCACGAGCGCCTGCACACTGGCAACCTCCCGTACTCCTGCAGCCTCTGCAACAAGAAGTTCATCAACAAGTCGCACTATAACTACCACGTGACCCGCAGCCTCGAGCACCGCAACAAGACGGGAGGACGCACCCGGGGTCGTCCCTCCTCCAGCGACGCTCCCGCGGCCGCAACCCCAGCTGCTGCCGCTGCCCCTGCCCCTGCCGCTGCATCTGATGCCTCcctcgcccctccctcctcatcctcctcctccacccctgctCCCCCCCCTGCTCCAACCACGTCCTCCACCGATACTCCCACCCTCTCCCGCACTGccacctccgcctccacctcGGGGTCTGACCCTGCGGCCACCCCGGCACCCGGCCCCACCCAGGACTCAGCGTCGGATGAATCCAAGGCAAGGGAGGACCGCCCTCGTGTCCCTCCTAACTATGTGTGTGTCATTTGCAACAAGTTCTTCTCCTCCAGGTCCCACTACGTGTACCACATGATCCACAGCGTTGGCCACCACACCAACCTTAGGAAGTATAACATCTAA
- the LOC135114754 gene encoding longitudinals lacking protein, isoforms H/M/V-like isoform X6, which produces MAEELLSLKWNNHQAHFVDILTFLREQEIFVDATLACGGKLYAAHKFVLSTCSDYFKQMFTKNPSKHPIVFMKDVTSRDLEALLDFMYNGEVNVPQSSLGSLIKTAEGLQIKGLAVPDDPPAPKRDRDREREKRENRTQLDHHSPPAKRPRPRERSPPQSSPSQSQATQPSSHPPAATQLSRSRSPQPPNTSGSSQVGMPPVEATLDEDSRTSIQSGLSGLSEQNASTTPSLSAKPGGGNCQQQQQQQQQQANAGDGATSQVDALAHGHSGEEPSPGPSGLHKQQQSKEEPEFEIKQEDVVDLGEDDEGDWGVEGDGGGGESSLGTENPPNFPEVMLPHSDGTMPATGDPAMWRIVSGAAGEPRRRYPCDYCGKLFRRQYDATQHERLHTGNLPYSCSLCNKKFINKSHYNYHVTRSLEHRNKTGGRTRGRPSSSDAPAAATPAAAAAPAPAAASDASLAPPSSSSSSTPAPPPAPTTSSTDTPTLSRTATSASTSGSDPAATPAPGPTQDSASDESKAREDRPRVPPNYVCVICNKFFSSRSHYVYHMIHSVGHHTNLRKYNI; this is translated from the exons ATGGCTGAGGAGCTTCTCTCCCTGAAGTGGAACAACCACCAGGCACACTTTGTGGACATCCTCACATTCCTGCGGGAACAG GAAATCTTTGTGGATGCCACATTGGCCTGTGGTGGGAAGCTATATGCAGCTCACAAGTTTGTGCTAAGTACCTGTAGTGACTATTTTAAGCAGATGTTTACCAAAAACCCGAGTAAACATCCAATAGTGTTCATGAAAGATGTGACGTCACGTGATCTCGAAGCTCTACTGGACTTTATGTATAATGGCGAAGTGAATGTTCCTCAATCTAGTCTAGGATCTCTTATAAAAACTGCAGAAGGACTACAAATAAAAGGTTTAGCTGTGCCTGATGATCCACCTGCTCCCAAAAGAgacagggacagagagagagaaaagagagagaacagaactCAGTTGGACCACCACAGCCCCCCTGCCAAGAGACCGCGACCTAGAGAGCGATCGCCCCCCCAGTCCTCCCCATCCCAGTCCCAAGCCACCCAGCCATCCTCGCACCCCCCGGCCGCCACGCAGCTATCTAGATCTCGCTCCCCACAACCCCCCAACACCTCTGGGTCCTCCCAGGTGGGCATGCCCCCTGTTGAGGCCACTCTGGATGAGGACAGCAGAACCAGCATACAGAGTGGTCTCAGTGGCCTCAGTGAACAGAATGCCAGCACAACACCTAGTCTAAGTGCCAAGCCGGGTGGGGGCAActgtcaacagcagcagcagcagcaacagcaacaagctaatgctggtgatggtgcGACTTCCCAAGTTGATGCCCTCGCCCATGGCCAcagtggggaggagccttcacctGGTCCCTCTGGCCtgcacaaacaacaacagtcaAAAGAAGAGCCAGAATTT gaaataaaacaggaagatGTGGTGGACCTgggtgaagatgatgaagggGACTGGGGTGtggagggggatgggggagggggggagtcCTCCTTGGGGACGGAAAACCCCCCCAATTTTCCTGAAGTAATGTTACCTCACAGCGACGGCACCATGCCAGCCACCGGTGATCCTGCAATG TGGCGGATAGTGTCAGGGGCGGCGGGGGAGCCGCGCCGCAGGTACCCGTGTGACTACTGCGGCAAGCTCTTCCGCCGCCAGTACGACGCCACCCAGCACGAGCGCCTGCACACTGGCAACCTCCCGTACTCCTGCAGCCTCTGCAACAAGAAGTTCATCAACAAGTCGCACTATAACTACCACGTGACCCGCAGCCTCGAGCACCGCAACAAGACGGGAGGACGCACCCGGGGTCGTCCCTCCTCCAGCGACGCTCCCGCGGCCGCAACCCCAGCTGCTGCCGCTGCCCCTGCCCCTGCCGCTGCATCTGATGCCTCcctcgcccctccctcctcatcctcctcctccacccctgctCCCCCCCCTGCTCCAACCACGTCCTCCACCGATACTCCCACCCTCTCCCGCACTGccacctccgcctccacctcGGGGTCTGACCCTGCGGCCACCCCGGCACCCGGCCCCACCCAGGACTCAGCGTCGGATGAATCCAAGGCAAGGGAGGACCGCCCTCGTGTCCCTCCTAACTATGTGTGTGTCATTTGCAACAAGTTCTTCTCCTCCAGGTCCCACTACGTGTACCACATGATCCACAGCGTTGGCCACCACACCAACCTTAGGAAGTATAACATCTAA
- the LOC135114754 gene encoding longitudinals lacking protein, isoforms H/M/V-like isoform X4, with amino-acid sequence MRIKARCGKMAEELLSLKWNNHQAHFVDILTFLREQEIFVDATLACGGKLYAAHKFVLSTCSDYFKQMFTKNPSKHPIVFMKDVTSRDLEALLDFMYNGEVNVPQSSLGSLIKTAEGLQIKGLAVPDDPPAPKRDRDREREKRENRTQLDHHSPPAKRPRPRERSPPQSSPSQSQATQPSSHPPAATQLSRSRSPQPPNTSGSSQVGMPPVEATLDEDSRTSIQSGLSGLSEQNASTTPSLSAKPGGGNCQQQQQQQQQQANAGDGATSQVDALAHGHSGEEPSPGPSGLHKQQQSKEEPEFEIKQEDVVDLGEDDEGDWGVEGDGGGGESSLGTENPPNFPEVMLPHSDGTMPATGDPAMWRIVSGAAGEPRRRYPCDYCGKLFRRQYDATQHERLHTGNLPYSCSLCNKKFINKSHYNYHVTRSLEHRNKTGGRTRGRPSSSDAPAAATPAAAAAPAPAAASDASLAPPSSSSSSTPAPPPAPTTSSTDTPTLSRTATSASTSGSDPAATPAPGPTQDSASDESKAREDRPRVPPNYVCVICNKFFSSRSHYVYHMIHSVGHHTNLRKYNI; translated from the exons ATGCGAATAAAGGCAAG GTGCGGCAAAATGGCTGAGGAGCTTCTCTCCCTGAAGTGGAACAACCACCAGGCACACTTTGTGGACATCCTCACATTCCTGCGGGAACAG GAAATCTTTGTGGATGCCACATTGGCCTGTGGTGGGAAGCTATATGCAGCTCACAAGTTTGTGCTAAGTACCTGTAGTGACTATTTTAAGCAGATGTTTACCAAAAACCCGAGTAAACATCCAATAGTGTTCATGAAAGATGTGACGTCACGTGATCTCGAAGCTCTACTGGACTTTATGTATAATGGCGAAGTGAATGTTCCTCAATCTAGTCTAGGATCTCTTATAAAAACTGCAGAAGGACTACAAATAAAAGGTTTAGCTGTGCCTGATGATCCACCTGCTCCCAAAAGAgacagggacagagagagagaaaagagagagaacagaactCAGTTGGACCACCACAGCCCCCCTGCCAAGAGACCGCGACCTAGAGAGCGATCGCCCCCCCAGTCCTCCCCATCCCAGTCCCAAGCCACCCAGCCATCCTCGCACCCCCCGGCCGCCACGCAGCTATCTAGATCTCGCTCCCCACAACCCCCCAACACCTCTGGGTCCTCCCAGGTGGGCATGCCCCCTGTTGAGGCCACTCTGGATGAGGACAGCAGAACCAGCATACAGAGTGGTCTCAGTGGCCTCAGTGAACAGAATGCCAGCACAACACCTAGTCTAAGTGCCAAGCCGGGTGGGGGCAActgtcaacagcagcagcagcagcaacagcaacaagctaatgctggtgatggtgcGACTTCCCAAGTTGATGCCCTCGCCCATGGCCAcagtggggaggagccttcacctGGTCCCTCTGGCCtgcacaaacaacaacagtcaAAAGAAGAGCCAGAATTT gaaataaaacaggaagatGTGGTGGACCTgggtgaagatgatgaagggGACTGGGGTGtggagggggatgggggagggggggagtcCTCCTTGGGGACGGAAAACCCCCCCAATTTTCCTGAAGTAATGTTACCTCACAGCGACGGCACCATGCCAGCCACCGGTGATCCTGCAATG TGGCGGATAGTGTCAGGGGCGGCGGGGGAGCCGCGCCGCAGGTACCCGTGTGACTACTGCGGCAAGCTCTTCCGCCGCCAGTACGACGCCACCCAGCACGAGCGCCTGCACACTGGCAACCTCCCGTACTCCTGCAGCCTCTGCAACAAGAAGTTCATCAACAAGTCGCACTATAACTACCACGTGACCCGCAGCCTCGAGCACCGCAACAAGACGGGAGGACGCACCCGGGGTCGTCCCTCCTCCAGCGACGCTCCCGCGGCCGCAACCCCAGCTGCTGCCGCTGCCCCTGCCCCTGCCGCTGCATCTGATGCCTCcctcgcccctccctcctcatcctcctcctccacccctgctCCCCCCCCTGCTCCAACCACGTCCTCCACCGATACTCCCACCCTCTCCCGCACTGccacctccgcctccacctcGGGGTCTGACCCTGCGGCCACCCCGGCACCCGGCCCCACCCAGGACTCAGCGTCGGATGAATCCAAGGCAAGGGAGGACCGCCCTCGTGTCCCTCCTAACTATGTGTGTGTCATTTGCAACAAGTTCTTCTCCTCCAGGTCCCACTACGTGTACCACATGATCCACAGCGTTGGCCACCACACCAACCTTAGGAAGTATAACATCTAA